In Nakaseomyces glabratus chromosome I, complete sequence, the sequence TCAAATCATCGCGAAGATCTTCACATGCGCGAGGGGCCTTTGACTCTCCAGCGCAGGAAACAGGAACGGAATGGAGCGAATTAAGTCCGGGGGGGATGGGAAACACATGCTGATTGACTCTCGATGACTACGCTTTCTGCGTGTGTTTGTGTGGGGATGATCCATGATTCACCCAATCCAGGGCAGGAAACATTAGTTTGTGTGCGGGTGTTTCTGAGTGGTTTTACTTCACAAAGAAACTTGTCTATTCGATGGGCGGTTCCTTCCTCGGGTGGAGAAAACTTTCACATGCACACCTTCATGGTGCATGTGAAAGTTTTTGTTGCAATTGTTGAACTCAACAGAAAACATAACCTCCTCGAAAGGCGTATAAATAGCGGCTATATTGGCTTGGGAAGTTTTGTATCCCATTAGAATAGAGAATacacaacaacaaaaaaactaCTTCTACTACTActataaaaaataagaatgaCTGTGAATAAAGGTATTAGCATTCGCGTAAACAACGTCGGTGACAAGGTCTCCTACAAGGAGAACGAGTTGTTGACCAACTACACTTACCACACGAATGTGGTACACACTAACAGCGACAAGACACAGTTTGAAGTGACTCCCTTGGACAAGAACTACCAATTCAAAGTGGACTTGAACAAGCCGGAGAGACTGGGTGTCATGCTCGTGGGTCTTGGTGGTAACAACGGGTCCACCATGATGGCTGCTGTGCTGGCTAACAAGCACAATGTGTGCTTCCGTACTCGTGACAAAGAGGGTCTAACTGAGCCAAATTACTACGGTTCTTTGACTCAATCATCAACGATCAAGCTGGGTGTCGACTCTAAGGGTAAAGACGTCTACGTGCCTTTCAACTCTTTGGTGCCAATGGTTAACCCAAACGATTTTGTGGTCTCAGGTTGGGATATCAACGGAGCCACCATGGATCAAGCCATGGAGCGTGCTAGTGTCCTTGAAGTTGACTTGAGAAACAAGTTGGCTCCAATGATGAAAGATCACAAACCCTTGAAGTCCGTCTATTATCCAGATTTCATCGCTGCTAACCAGGATGAGCGTGCTGATAACTGTTTGAACGTCGACCCACAAACCGGCAAAGTTACCACCACCGGTAAGTGGGAACACTTGAACCACATCAGAAACGATATCAGAACTTTCAAACAACAGAACGACCTGGACAAAGTAATTATTCTATGGACCGCTAACACCGAAAGGTACGTCGAGATATTGCCTGGTGTCAATGACACCATGGAAAACTTGCTCGAAGCTATCAAAAACGATCACACTGAAATTGCACCATCTACTATCTTTGCTGCTGCTTCCATCCTTGAACATTGTCCTTACATTAACGGTTCCCCACAGAACACTTTTGTTCCGGGTCTGATTGAACTTGCTGAAAAGAACGACTCGTTGATCGCTGGTGATGACTTCAAGTCCGGCCAAACTAAGATGAAATCTGTCTTGGCTCAATTTCTAGTCGATGCCGGTATCAGACCCGTCTCAATTGCTTCTTACAACCACTTGGGTAACAACGATGGTTACAACCTTTCCTCACCACAACAGTTCAGGTCCAAGGAGATCTCAAAGGCTTCGGTGGTAGACGATATCATTGAATCAAACCCAATTCTATACAATGACAAACTAGGTAACAAGATCGACCACTGTATCGTTATCAAGTACATGCACGCCGTAGGTGACTCAAAAGTTGCTATGGATGAATACTACAGTGAACTGATGCTAGGTGGCCACAACAGAATCTCCATCCACAATGTCTGTGAAGACTCTTTGCTAGCTACACCATTGATCATCGATTTGATTGTCATGACCGAGTTCTGCTCCAGAGTCACATACAGAAACGTAGACGGCCAGGATGGTGCAGAGGCTAAGGGTGATTTCGAAAACTTCTACCCAGTGCTGTCGTTCCTAAGTTACTGGCTGAAGGCCCCATTGACAAAGCCAGGCTACCAACCAATCAACGGTTTGAACAAGCAGAGAACAGCGCTAGAAAACTTCCTAAGGTTGTTGATCGGCCTTCCTGCCATTGACGAACTGAGATTCGAAGAAAGATTGAAATAGATACAGACTTCCCAATGAGGGAAAAATAGATAAACAGATGTTGTTGTACATAAAATAAGTATGGAAGATATATACGAATAACCTTGTAACGAGCAAATCCAATAAAGAATACTACTATAttatacaatatataaatactCTGCTAAGCGATGACCTCAACCTCTGTACGTCACGTGGAACGTCACTTATCTCTCAATGCTGATCCTGAATTTCTGGGCCTTTCGCAGGCTACCCGATGATAGCCGAAATTTCACCAAAGGGGAGTAGTATAGTGTGTCTTGCTATCGAGGCGAATTGCCAGCAATACGTTAACTTGACTGTCAAGTTTTCACCAATTCGTTGCTATTAGTGAAATATCTGTTTTTTTGAGGTGTACCCATTAAAGGAACTTCTAGTGCTGCAAAGGGGGCATCTCtataaaggaaaaaataataggATAAAGGGAATAATACCAAAACCCATACTGTACAAAAGTTTCGCCAACGAACGGTTAGGACTACTCCCATTGCGAATTATAGAATGTCGTACTCTGATTCTGTGGAGACGGCTGCGTCTGTGATATCCCAACAGACTGGTCTTATGAACAGATGTTTGGGACAGAATAAGCTAATGGAGGCGTTGCAACATTGCTCGGTTATGCTTACGGAACTACGTAACCCTAACTTGACTCCAAAACAATACTATGAGCTTTATGTTATGATATTCGATTCCCTGTCGGTGCTATCAACATATTTGGTTGAAAATCACCCCAAGTACCACCACTTGGCAGACCTTTACGAGTTAGTACAATACACCGGAAATGTTGTCCCAAGGCTATATCTGATGATCACAGTTGGAACGAGCTATCTAAGAATACCTGATGCACCAGTCATCGAGATACTAAAGGATATGATTGAGATGTGTAGGGGTGTGCAGAATCCAATACGAGGATTATTTCTCAGATACTACCTATCACAAAGAACCAAGGAACTGCTTCCCGATGATGAACTGGAATTTAATGCAAATTTCATCATGAACAATTTTATAGAGATGAACAAATTGTGGGTAAGATTGCAACATCAAGGTCCATTGAGGAAAAGAGAATTGAGAACTAAAGAGAGGAAAGAACTACAAATTTTAGTGGGATCTCAACTGGTTAGATTATCTCAGATCATTGATGATAACTTTGACATGTATGATAAACAAATTCTACCAACCATTCTTGAACAAGTTGTTCAATGCAGAGATTTTGTCTCTCAAGAATACTTGATGGATGTCATATGCCAAGTTTTCTCGGATGAGTTTCATTTACAAACCGCATCTACTTTACTTAAAACAACATTACAATTGAACCCAGACGTTTCAATgaataaaattgttttgATCCTAATAGAGAGATTAAATAGCTTTAAGGGTAGGAAAGTAGAAgaggaaaatgaaaaacaaaaacaagcctctgaaataaaagataaaaatgaaCATGGAACTGTCGAAAATGGTTCCAGTGCCAATGGTGAGTCATCCAAAACCAATGAGAAGGAAATACCTGATATTAATTCAAAACCCCTACCTGATGTCGACATATTTGATGTTTTTGCCAACTACCTTGAGCTACTCAACAAAGAACGTCCGGATCTCTCATTACAGCAATTTATCCCATTGATTGAATCTGTTATCAAATTAACTTTGCAATGGTATCCTGACAATCTTAAGAATATCAATCGACTATTCACGTTCACAGCTCAGAAATATAAAGACTACGGGAAGATGATTCcaaaagatattgataCGCTAATGATAAAGCTATTGACTTTTGAGAACTCTACATGTGAAGGTAATGAAAGAGATTCGTTTTTCTTTTACAGAATATTAACCGAGTGTGATTCATTTCCTGAGTTATTAGGCTTACAGTCAGTTGAAACCCAAAGGGTCGCTATTAGCGAGATTCTTGATTACTTAACTATAAATATAACTGATGATATCGAAGTGAAGACCAATATTAGCACACCCTTGTCCACGACGGCGGACAGTTCAGACATAACTCCTCAAGGCAAACTGTTTATAATAAACACTAAAAGTGAGCTAGAAAAACTTCTAAGTCTTTCAGACTCTCTAATACACAAAACAGATAAGGTAAACAAAAGAACTTCAACCGAAGGTAATGATCAATTAAGTGCGGGTGCTTTACCTGACGATGATTTTGAGTATGAcattgttgaagaaaaattggCAAGATTTTGCCACATCATATGCAAATCATTGACCCTTTCACCTACTTTGAATTCTGTCGAGTCCCAAATTGAGTGCTATCTAACAATGAAGAATCATTATTATAAAGCCGGAAAGAAATGTCTATACACTTACCCTGCAATCATTACTAATTTCTGGAAATTGGTAAGGAGATGCAATATAATGCTGAAAGAAGGGcaacaaaaagaagaagagagaaagaCCATTGAAAACAACATAAAACAGatattcaaatttatcTCAAGGGCAATGAACGACATGTTCAATGTATGTGGACCTATAGCATATGATACTGTGTACAAGATGAATTTAGAATGTGCCGCGCTTGCAGACCAGTTATCATTATCGGAGATATCGtatgatttcttttcacAAGCTTTCACTATATATGAAGAATCAATAAATGATTCAAAGGACCAATTTCAAGCAATTCTTCTGATGACGCAGACATTGCAAAAGACCAGGTCACTTCATAAAGAGGATTACTATGACTCACTCATAGTAAGATGTACATTACATGGCTCAAAgcttttgaagaagcaaGACCAATGTAGAAGTGTATATTTATGCTCACACATGTGGTGGGCTACGGAATTATCAGCTATCGGAGAGGAAGAAGGCGTAACGACCAATTTCTTCCGTGAGGGCAAACGTGTACTGGAATGTCTCCAAAGGGCATTGCGTGTTTCGGATTCCATAATGGACAATGTTCAAAGCTGTGAATTGATGATTGAGATTCTGAATAGGTGTCTGTACTATTTCATTCATGGCAATGAGAAGGATACACACATTACGGTTAAATATATCAACGGTCTCATAGAACTCATCAAGACTAACATTAAAGCTTTACAAACTGAGGCTGAGTCATACATGTCAGATGACCCATCGCACGAAATATCTCATCTGGAATCGGCAGTCTCCCAACTAAAAATGCAAGACTACGTAATGGGTCTAGACGGCTCATTAGTACAGGTAAGTAATGGGATGAACTCTCCCACAAGTGAAGCCACTGTAAAAGCAACTTTGCAAATACCAATTCAACATTTTGCCAGAACGTGCTCATACATCAGAGAGCAGGGAGCCATTGACGAACGTTTCCAAGTGATAGAACTGTAAAAAAAAGCTCACAACTTATATACCGATATATAAGACCCACATTCGTcaatttaaattttttataaaatcaTCTAAGTAACTTGCAAACCAAGTTTGATACTTATACTAAGTCGTATTCACATACTATTACACGATCACAATTTATAAAATAGGGGATTTACATTTTCACCCAAAGCTCTACTCTGAACGAGTCAACGGCGAATCACACTTAGTGCTAGAGCCCTGTAACACCCACCATGAATGTTACAGCCAAAGGCCAAGGAGTATAGCGAGCTCATCCTGTTGGGAGCATCCAGCGCTTGGGATCTGCTGTCTTACAGCACTACATTACTGGACTATAACTTGTATAAGAAGGTACCTGGGTAGTATTTTCTGCATTTCTTGGAAGCCCAGTGTAAAACAAGGAGTGAGAAGGGAAGTGAAGATATTTGCAGAATAGTTATATATTCTTCCCCAGTAAATAAAAACCATTACAAACATGCCAGTCACTACAATTTCTAATATGAACGATTCTCGAATCTGTGTGGTGATGGTTGGTCTGCCAGCTCGTGGTAAGTCCTTCATATCCCAGAAGATTCTCCGCTATTTGTCCTGGTTGTCGATCAATGCGAAGTGTTTCAATGTTGGGAACTATAGGTACAAAGCTGGTGTGATCAAACCTGATGCTAAGTTTTTTGACTTTAACAACCCAGAAGGCTACAGAGTTCGTGAGGAGGCCGCACAGCAAGCTGTCAGTGATATGCTTAAGTGgtatgaagaagagaatggTGTAGTTGCTGTTCTGGATGCTACCAATAGTACTAGGAAACGGAGAGATTGGATCTTAGAAATCTGTGCCCAGAATAATATTATGCCGATGTTCATAGAGAGTTGGTgtgataatgaaaagataGTTGAAACCAACGTAATCGATATTAGCACCACATCTCCAGATTATGAAGGTAGTGACCCTGAGGAATCGAAAAGGGACCTTTACAATAGAATTGCCTGTTACAGAGACGCATATGAAACGTTGAGtcttgaaaatgataataatatgaCCTTTGTTAAGTTAGTGaatattgaagatgaaataataatcaaCAAGATTCAGAGCTACTTACAGAGTAGGATCGTCTTCTATGTTATGAATATCCGTCCAAAGCCAAGAACAATCTGGCTATCGAGACACGGTGAATCAATCTACAACgttgagaaaaaaattggtgGTGACTCACTGCTGTCACCAAGAGGTGtacaatattcaaaaaaactAAAGGAATTAGTAGATGAGCATGTTGGAGATGCGCCCTTAACTGTGTGGACTTCTACTTTGGTCAGAACACAACAAACTGCACAACATTTGCCTTACAAGAAGTTACAATGGAAGGCACTGGATGAACTTGATGCAGGTGTTTGTGACGGTATGACCTATGAAGAAATCGAAGAAGTATACCCAGAGGATTTCAAAGCGAGAGATGAAGACAAATACGAATATAGGTACAGAGGTGGTGAATCTTACAGAGATGTTGTTGTTAGATTAGAACCTGTTATCATGGAGTTGGAGAGACAAGAAAACGTCTTGATTATCACGCACCAGGCCGTATTGAGATGTATTTATGCATATTTCATGAATGTTCCGCAGGAGGAATCACCATGGATGTCTATACCCTTGCATACGCTTATTAAATTAGAGCCAAGAGCCTATGGAACCAAAGTTACCAGAATCAAAGCAAACATTCCAGCAGTCAGTACTTACAAAGAGAAAGGTACCAGTCAAGTCGGCGAATCTGCAGCTGATTTATCCAAATTCCAAAAACTGTTAGTTGACGCTCctgaactgaaaaattagATCTACACACTCATAATATCCCTGctcaatatatataacttaTTCAAATTACATATTCAAAATGGAACCCGCACAGGTTACTTTTATTGATGCATTAACCAAGACCTGATGCGAGAAAAatgcattttttatttccgCTGCCATTACTATTCTTAtgtttttatatataatagtcAAAGTCTTGAACCGCAGATAAAAATTCATGTATAGGGCTTTAAGTTCTTAGAATGAGAAGTTTGGAAAGTAGTTCAGTTTTTGTTGATGGTATACTGAACAACTATCTATCCTAGTGGTAGTCGAAAAACCATCTCTTTATATGAAAttccaatattttattaatttacCGGTATTTGCTACGGCACTTTAATTTAGTGCCGATTATTTacatttaaaatttttagaaaaaagataaaatgCATATATAGTGTAGTATTTCAGGAATAGTATTCTAAATAACCTAAAACGTTTGGAAAGAACACCAAGGTACGTTAGTTATTGTCATGGTTAAAAAACTGTTTGGTTTTAACAAAAAGAACGGTATCAGAGGCCACTCTGAGTCAGATAAGGAAAAGAATGAAGGCGTTGGTTCTAGAAATAACTCTACCGATAATAAGGCAGAATCTTCTATTCATGATGATAGATCCACAAGAATAAGCTCTTCGGTACAATCTTcctcaatattttcaaaaggGAGGAGAACATATAACTCCGGAGATTCCTCACTAAGGTCGTCTACCGGAAAGAACGGTAACCCGGTAAATGAATACCGGGATCTTGGGACACCTTTGAGAATTATTGATTCCTCAAGGTATGCTTCCCTTGCAACCGtcaatgaagaagaacagtCCACAACTGATCAGAGTCTTGACTGTCCTGTGGTGTACTCAAATCAAAATAGCAACAAGGAAATTCTTACAATGTCCAACGAGAGTCACTATTTAGTGAAAGCTATCAAAAATCTTGAGAACAATTTATTAGATCTAATGGACGATGTTCACCAAAATGttacaaatatatcaagAGCGGTTATATGTGCAACTGAATACTTCAAAAACTTTATACAGGAAACATCACTACCAAGTTTAACAAATGGAACAGTAAACTATAGAGTAAAGATGGAATCCTGCCCATCTGTAAGAGGAATAACCAAGATAATATTTCACTTTTATGATAACTTGCTTAATACAGAAGCGTATTCCAATTCAAGATCCATCTTATTTAGGCGTTATCTTTCATTTCTCAAGAAATTAGAGATTCAACAAGATACTACAGAAAGAGACGCCCAAGCGATGGTTTTACCTTCCTTGAAGATTTTTCCAATTGATGACAGCTGTAATTTACCTCATAAGGATAGAATCTATGAGATCATGGAGGATATTATTAAGTCTGATACTAAATTATTATCTGAAGATGAGGGCTCTTTTATTGCGGCCGTTCTAAGAGGTGTAGAGAAAGACGCATCGATATTAAGTATAGTGTTTGGGTTACCAACGATAAGGCAAGAGCATCAAGAAATGATAAAGGCACTATATGGCCTATTTCCCGATGTCCATTTCTATTGTATCCAAGACTACATTAAACCAGCTGCTACTACTGCAATAATGCCCGAATTAAAAGGAACCCAACAActgaataatatcaataaagaagaacaaagtTACAGGTTTTCACCACCTTATAGAACTCTTGAAAATGGCAACACGCCGCCTATTTCACTATCTATATCCACCCAAAATAGTTTAAAAATGTCTGGCACATTAGGTGGATATGTGTATCCTCAAGTCGACAGTGACTCTAAACTGGCCCAGTATGCAGGTGCTACATTTGCGATTACCTGCGCGCATGTGGTTCTAGCAGAATCACAAGACTATCCAGAAGTTGCTGTGCCGTCTCGAGTTCTACAAAAATCATACCACAAGACTTTGTTAGAAGAATCATCTAGATATCCTCAGGGCTCGAAGGAACAAAGAGCATTCGCTGATGAAGCCCTACAAGTAGAGAGGAGTATGAAACTACAGAATCAGGAGAAGTTTGGACAAGTAGTATGGGGGGAAAGATCCATAATAAATCAACGTCTTTCAGATTTTGCCATTATAAAAGTCAACCCTTCCATGGACTGCAAGAATTTCCTAGGGAATAATCTAGCTCAGGTGCCTGATCCTACTTTAAAGTTCGAAAACGTGTATGTGAAAAAGAAGATCATGAAGATACAACCAGGGACAAAAGTGTTCAAGATCGGTGCTTCTACTGGCTACACGACAGGTGTTGTCAACGCTGTCAAGCTAATCTACTGGGCCGACGGTAAACTACAAAGTAGTGAATTCATAGTTTCATCACCGCAACCACTATTCGCCAGCGGTGGTGATTCAGGTGCATGGATACTTACAAAACTAGAAGACAGAGTGGGACTAGGTGTTCTTGGCATGCTCCACTCATATGACGGAGAAAGGAAACAGTTTGGCCTGTTCACCCCAATCGGCGATATATTGGAACGACTTCATACAGTAACGGGAATATATTGGGACATTGACAGAATGGCttaatttaaatttttttttttctttttttttttatttttgtgtTAGCTATTCTTAGCTACAATAAGGTATCTGTGCCTATTGAAGGGAGGCAATAAACTCTACAAACAGGATCAACTATTGTCATGGTTATTAGTGCCTCA encodes:
- the INO1 gene encoding inositol-3-phosphate synthase INO1 (CAGL0I06050g~Putative inositol 1-phosphate synthase; regulated by the transcriptional activators Ino2p and Ino4p; protein differentially expressed in azole resistant strain), which gives rise to MTVNKGISIRVNNVGDKVSYKENELLTNYTYHTNVVHTNSDKTQFEVTPLDKNYQFKVDLNKPERLGVMLVGLGGNNGSTMMAAVLANKHNVCFRTRDKEGLTEPNYYGSLTQSSTIKLGVDSKGKDVYVPFNSLVPMVNPNDFVVSGWDINGATMDQAMERASVLEVDLRNKLAPMMKDHKPLKSVYYPDFIAANQDERADNCLNVDPQTGKVTTTGKWEHLNHIRNDIRTFKQQNDLDKVIILWTANTERYVEILPGVNDTMENLLEAIKNDHTEIAPSTIFAAASILEHCPYINGSPQNTFVPGLIELAEKNDSLIAGDDFKSGQTKMKSVLAQFLVDAGIRPVSIASYNHLGNNDGYNLSSPQQFRSKEISKASVVDDIIESNPILYNDKLGNKIDHCIVIKYMHAVGDSKVAMDEYYSELMLGGHNRISIHNVCEDSLLATPLIIDLIVMTEFCSRVTYRNVDGQDGAEAKGDFENFYPVLSFLSYWLKAPLTKPGYQPINGLNKQRTALENFLRLLIGLPAIDELRFEERLK
- the VPS35 gene encoding retromer subunit VPS35 (CAGL0I06072g~Ortholog(s) have protein transporter activity and role in intracellular protein transport, protein retention in Golgi apparatus, retrograde transport, endosome to Golgi), which encodes MSYSDSVETAASVISQQTGLMNRCLGQNKLMEALQHCSVMLTELRNPNLTPKQYYELYVMIFDSLSVLSTYLVENHPKYHHLADLYELVQYTGNVVPRLYLMITVGTSYLRIPDAPVIEILKDMIEMCRGVQNPIRGLFLRYYLSQRTKELLPDDELEFNANFIMNNFIEMNKLWVRLQHQGPLRKRELRTKERKELQILVGSQLVRLSQIIDDNFDMYDKQILPTILEQVVQCRDFVSQEYLMDVICQVFSDEFHLQTASTLLKTTLQLNPDVSMNKIVLILIERLNSFKGRKVEEENEKQKQASEIKDKNEHGTVENGSSANGESSKTNEKEIPDINSKPLPDVDIFDVFANYLELLNKERPDLSLQQFIPLIESVIKLTLQWYPDNLKNINRLFTFTAQKYKDYGKMIPKDIDTLMIKLLTFENSTCEGNERDSFFFYRILTECDSFPELLGLQSVETQRVAISEILDYLTINITDDIEVKTNISTPLSTTADSSDITPQGKLFIINTKSELEKLLSLSDSLIHKTDKVNKRTSTEGNDQLSAGALPDDDFEYDIVEEKLARFCHIICKSLTLSPTLNSVESQIECYLTMKNHYYKAGKKCLYTYPAIITNFWKLVRRCNIMLKEGQQKEEERKTIENNIKQIFKFISRAMNDMFNVCGPIAYDTVYKMNLECAALADQLSLSEISYDFFSQAFTIYEESINDSKDQFQAILLMTQTLQKTRSLHKEDYYDSLIVRCTLHGSKLLKKQDQCRSVYLCSHMWWATELSAIGEEEGVTTNFFREGKRVLECLQRALRVSDSIMDNVQSCELMIEILNRCLYYFIHGNEKDTHITVKYINGLIELIKTNIKALQTEAESYMSDDPSHEISHLESAVSQLKMQDYVMGLDGSLVQVSNGMNSPTSEATVKATLQIPIQHFARTCSYIREQGAIDERFQVIEL
- the FBP26 gene encoding fructose-2,6-bisphosphatase (CAGL0I06094g~Ortholog(s) have fructose-2,6-bisphosphate 2-phosphatase activity, role in glucose metabolic process and cytoplasm localization), producing MPVTTISNMNDSRICVVMVGLPARGKSFISQKILRYLSWLSINAKCFNVGNYRYKAGVIKPDAKFFDFNNPEGYRVREEAAQQAVSDMLKWYEEENGVVAVLDATNSTRKRRDWILEICAQNNIMPMFIESWCDNEKIVETNVIDISTTSPDYEGSDPEESKRDLYNRIACYRDAYETLSLENDNNMTFVKLVNIEDEIIINKIQSYLQSRIVFYVMNIRPKPRTIWLSRHGESIYNVEKKIGGDSLLSPRGVQYSKKLKELVDEHVGDAPLTVWTSTLVRTQQTAQHLPYKKLQWKALDELDAGVCDGMTYEEIEEVYPEDFKARDEDKYEYRYRGGESYRDVVVRLEPVIMELERQENVLIITHQAVLRCIYAYFMNVPQEESPWMSIPLHTLIKLEPRAYGTKVTRIKANIPAVSTYKEKGTSQVGESAADLSKFQKLLVDAPELKN
- the SSY5 gene encoding Ssy5p (CAGL0I06116g~Ortholog(s) have serine-type endopeptidase activity, role in protein processing, response to amino acid and extrinsic component of plasma membrane localization) — its product is MVKKLFGFNKKNGIRGHSESDKEKNEGVGSRNNSTDNKAESSIHDDRSTRISSSVQSSSIFSKGRRTYNSGDSSLRSSTGKNGNPVNEYRDLGTPLRIIDSSRYASLATVNEEEQSTTDQSLDCPVVYSNQNSNKEILTMSNESHYLVKAIKNLENNLLDLMDDVHQNVTNISRAVICATEYFKNFIQETSLPSLTNGTVNYRVKMESCPSVRGITKIIFHFYDNLLNTEAYSNSRSILFRRYLSFLKKLEIQQDTTERDAQAMVLPSLKIFPIDDSCNLPHKDRIYEIMEDIIKSDTKLLSEDEGSFIAAVLRGVEKDASILSIVFGLPTIRQEHQEMIKALYGLFPDVHFYCIQDYIKPAATTAIMPELKGTQQLNNINKEEQSYRFSPPYRTLENGNTPPISLSISTQNSLKMSGTLGGYVYPQVDSDSKLAQYAGATFAITCAHVVLAESQDYPEVAVPSRVLQKSYHKTLLEESSRYPQGSKEQRAFADEALQVERSMKLQNQEKFGQVVWGERSIINQRLSDFAIIKVNPSMDCKNFLGNNLAQVPDPTLKFENVYVKKKIMKIQPGTKVFKIGASTGYTTGVVNAVKLIYWADGKLQSSEFIVSSPQPLFASGGDSGAWILTKLEDRVGLGVLGMLHSYDGERKQFGLFTPIGDILERLHTVTGIYWDIDRMA